From a region of the Hypanus sabinus isolate sHypSab1 chromosome 2, sHypSab1.hap1, whole genome shotgun sequence genome:
- the LOC132406814 gene encoding P2Y purinoceptor 12-like — MAQNDTGGSFFNYSNNTAEIKCAPDRRNSQVIFSVLYTVLFIVGLLMSSLAIWVFFEIPSKSNFIVYLKNTVVADVLMIGTFLFKIIVESQFRTPKLQVFVCQVSSVIFYLTMYISIILLTLISIDRYQKTARPFGHSGICKPRTAKFVSATIWVFMFLLVLPNMLLYKGSTMPVNERKCSLLKTNLGLKWHELVNFICQIIFWGSLVIIVVCYVLISRELYKSYLKTRSNSTKTKKINLNVFLVLAVFFICFVPFHFARIPYTLSQTRDAFRCSVQVALYYIKESTLSMIALNACLDPLIYFFLCRSFKNMLFTKLRLCTKRLANTSSNANSSMDTSV, encoded by the coding sequence ATGGCTCAGAATGACACAGGAGGAAGTTTCTTCAACTATTCAAACAACACAGCGGAAATCAAGTGCGCACCAGACCGTAGGAACAGCCAAGTGATCTTCTCAGTGCTTTACACTGTTCTCTTCATTGTTGGCCTGTTGATGAGCAGCCTGGCAATTTGGGTGTTCTTCGAAATACCAAGCAAGTCAAACTTCATTGTGTACCTTAAGAACACAGTCGTGGCTGATGTTCTAATGATTGGAACATTCCTGTTCAAAATTATTGTTGAGTCGCAGTTCAGAACACCCAAGCTCCAAGTCTTTGTCTGTCAAGTTAGTTCAGTCATTTTCTACCTTACCATGTACATCAGCATCATTCTTCTAACGCTGATAAGTATTGACCGCTACCAGAAGACAGCAAGGCCATTTGGCCATTCAGGAATCTGCAAACCCAGAACCGCTAAATTTGTCTCAGCAACCATATGGGTGTTCATGTTTCTCCTGGTGTTGCCTAACATGCTGCTGTACAAGGGGAGCACCATGCCTGTAAATGAGCGCAAATGCTCCTTGCTCAAGACCAATCTGGGACTGAAGTGGCACGAGTTggtgaacttcatctgccagatCATTTTTTGGGGCAGCTTGGTAATAATCGTTGTGTGCTATGTCCTGATAAGCAGGGAGCTTTATAAATCCTATCTGAAAACCAGAAGCAACTCCAccaaaacaaagaaaatcaacCTGAATGTTTTTCTTGTGTTGGCTGTGTTCTTTATCTGCTTTGTGCCTTTTCATTTTGCCAGAATCCCATACACCCTCAGCCAGACCCGAGATGCTTTCAGGTGTTCAGTCCAGGTTGCCCTGTACTACATAAAGGAAAGCACATTGAGCATGATAGCATTAAATGCTTGCCTTGATCCATTAATTTACTTCTTTCTTTGTCGATCGTTCAAGAACATGCTGTTCACAAAACTGAGGCTCTGCACAAAGAGACTGGCTAACACAAGTAGCAATGCAAACTCAAGCATGGACACTTCTGTCTAA